One part of the Ignisphaera cupida genome encodes these proteins:
- a CDS encoding ABC transporter permease: MLLLNPLIKYIISRFASYITTIFISFTFIFLLLKAMPTSIVEAIIASMTSLGMVYDPQGLIMLRESLYEIFGLKGSLWDQYITFLRRFLTLDFGPSTISFPTPAKELVYRQLPWTLGLLSTTTVLSWLIGNMLGALASFKRESRVSKVLRSVAVTLYPIPYYIMALVLVYLLAYLVPLFPIVGGGVSTEKITLNTILEIVYRSALPALSIMIPSMLGWWFLSSSTLTLTVMSEDYYIYGELRGLPRSRIFQRYILRNILLPQTTALALALGGIFGGALLTEAIFAYPGLGQLLYRAVGMGDYATAMSILSLSIIGIATATLIIDIIYPFIDPRVRYR, from the coding sequence GTGTTGCTATTGAATCCTCTAATAAAGTACATAATTAGTAGATTTGCATCCTACATTACCACAATCTTTATCAGTTTTACATTTATTTTTTTATTATTAAAAGCTATGCCTACAAGTATTGTAGAGGCTATCATAGCTTCTATGACATCATTGGGTATGGTTTATGATCCTCAAGGATTGATAATGTTGAGGGAGAGTCTCTATGAGATTTTTGGGTTAAAGGGAAGTTTATGGGATCAATACATAACATTTTTAAGAAGGTTTTTAACATTGGATTTTGGTCCATCCACAATCTCGTTTCCTACACCAGCTAAAGAACTTGTGTATAGACAGTTACCATGGACATTAGGCTTACTATCAACAACAACTGTTTTGTCTTGGCTAATAGGTAATATGCTTGGTGCTTTAGCTTCATTTAAACGTGAGTCAAGAGTTTCTAAAGTATTGCGATCAGTAGCTGTGACATTGTATCCTATTCCATATTATATCATGGCTTTAGTTCTTGTATATTTACTAGCTTATTTAGTGCCTCTATTTCCTATAGTTGGTGGAGGTGTATCTACGGAGAAAATAACTTTGAACACCATCTTAGAAATAGTTTATAGATCAGCTTTACCAGCATTATCAATTATGATACCTAGTATGCTTGGATGGTGGTTTCTTAGCTCAAGTACTTTAACACTTACAGTAATGTCTGAGGACTACTATATATATGGTGAGTTAAGGGGCTTGCCAAGATCACGCATTTTTCAAAGATATATTTTAAGAAACATATTATTGCCTCAAACAACAGCTTTAGCATTAGCACTAGGAGGGATATTTGGTGGAGCCTTATTAACTGAAGCCATATTTGCATATCCGGGACTAGGCCAATTACTTTATAGAGCGGTGGGAATGGGGGACTATGCTACAGCTATGAGCATACTATCTCTATCTATAATAGGTATTGCAACTGCAACACTCATAATAGACATAATATATCCATTTATAGATCCTAGGGTGAGATATAGATGA
- the pyrI gene encoding aspartate carbamoyltransferase regulatory subunit: protein MSEEPTLVVSKIRNGTVIDHIPAGKAMDILNVLGINGREGLRIAILMNVESKKLGRKDIIKIEGKRLSPEDLNVIALLAPSATINIIEDFAVVEKHKVLLPNIIVGVLKCPNPTCITNKRGEFVKTRFRLISRDPVKLQCEYCGNVVSGDEVTKLIAKRR, encoded by the coding sequence ATGAGCGAAGAGCCCACGCTTGTAGTTTCTAAAATTAGAAATGGCACAGTAATAGACCATATACCCGCTGGAAAAGCTATGGACATACTCAATGTACTAGGAATCAATGGTAGGGAGGGTTTAAGAATAGCAATACTCATGAATGTTGAGAGTAAGAAGCTTGGAAGAAAGGATATAATTAAGATAGAAGGAAAAAGACTATCACCTGAAGACTTAAATGTGATAGCATTGCTTGCTCCAAGTGCTACTATAAACATAATAGAGGATTTTGCTGTTGTAGAGAAGCACAAAGTTTTGCTACCAAACATAATTGTAGGTGTTTTGAAGTGTCCTAATCCAACATGTATAACAAACAAAAGAGGTGAATTTGTGAAAACAAGGTTTAGACTAATTTCTCGAGATCCAGTTAAGCTGCAATGCGAGTACTGTGGAAATGTTGTCAGTGGTGATGAGGTGACAAAACTAATTGCAAAAAGACGCTAA
- a CDS encoding ABC transporter ATP-binding protein, with translation MVEVLKAENLVGGYEFIVGEKRVYVDAVSNVNIGFEESLVYGIAGESGCGKSTLLKLLYGFLAKPLTVKSGNVKLYISNNYIDILRLSDDVRRYKVWWKEISWIPQNAMSVLNPVQRIRDHFTEILTVHMDMDKEDALKYSLEHVEGLGLSKDVLNAYPHQLSGGMRQRVVIALALLLKPKIVLADEPTSALDVVVQRGVMQMLLDKQKEMKNSLVLVSHDMGIHAMVTNRLAIMYAGKVVEFGDTDAVFEKPLHPYTKALIDSLPRIGDKNPRQGLSGSPPDLSNPPPGCRFHPRCPFAMDICRKEIPPTIEIEKNRYVSCWLYAKR, from the coding sequence ATGGTTGAGGTATTGAAGGCGGAGAATCTTGTTGGAGGTTATGAGTTTATAGTTGGTGAAAAAAGGGTTTATGTTGATGCTGTTAGCAATGTAAATATAGGTTTTGAAGAAAGCCTGGTTTATGGAATTGCTGGTGAATCTGGTTGTGGAAAATCAACGCTTTTGAAGCTTCTCTACGGATTTTTAGCAAAACCTCTTACTGTGAAAAGTGGTAATGTAAAGCTCTATATATCAAATAACTACATAGATATTTTAAGGTTATCTGATGATGTGAGAAGATATAAGGTGTGGTGGAAGGAAATTTCATGGATACCGCAAAATGCAATGAGTGTTCTTAATCCCGTTCAAAGAATTAGAGATCACTTTACTGAGATTTTAACTGTACATATGGATATGGATAAAGAAGATGCGTTGAAGTATTCCTTAGAACATGTTGAGGGCTTAGGCCTTTCCAAAGATGTTCTAAATGCTTATCCGCATCAGCTTTCTGGTGGTATGAGGCAAAGAGTTGTTATAGCTTTGGCACTTTTACTTAAACCAAAAATTGTTTTAGCTGACGAGCCTACATCAGCTCTTGATGTTGTTGTTCAAAGAGGTGTTATGCAAATGTTATTGGATAAGCAAAAAGAAATGAAGAATAGTTTAGTTCTTGTATCTCATGATATGGGTATACATGCAATGGTTACAAACAGATTGGCTATAATGTATGCCGGTAAAGTTGTTGAATTTGGGGATACAGATGCCGTTTTTGAGAAACCTCTTCATCCATACACTAAAGCACTAATAGATTCACTGCCAAGAATAGGCGATAAAAATCCCAGGCAAGGATTGTCAGGTTCACCACCAGATTTATCAAATCCACCACCTGGTTGCAGATTTCATCCAAGATGCCCATTTGCAATGGATATATGTAGAAAAGAAATACCTCCCACAATAGAAATTGAAAAGAATAGATATGTATCATGCTGGCTATATGCCAAAAGGTGA
- the pyrD gene encoding dihydroorotate dehydrogenase PyrD: protein MTQGNPLEVVVAGIKLVHPVMNASGFLGYTKEHIRRLASYGFSAIVTKTITPYPKKGYEPPIIIALPNGGLLNAVGLENPGKNCINDLVEESKKFGVPIIISAGGSTEEEFMNVAIEAELRGASAVELNLSCPHAKGYGIEIGADPQKVFSVVKNVSSVIKIPVIAKLGLSDKILDSAGKALEGGAKALTLINTVKAMTIDVYTLKPILSNIFGGLSGPPIHPIAVRVIYEVYKEYKTDIIGCGGVASWEDAAEFIAAGAKAIQVGTAIAFHNNPSELVKSMLKGLRTWLYMHKFKSIDEAVGAAQKV from the coding sequence ATGACTCAGGGCAACCCACTTGAGGTGGTTGTTGCAGGTATTAAGCTTGTCCACCCGGTTATGAATGCAAGTGGGTTTCTCGGCTATACCAAGGAGCATATACGTAGACTAGCTAGCTATGGCTTTTCAGCTATTGTTACAAAAACTATAACACCATATCCTAAGAAAGGGTATGAGCCTCCAATCATAATTGCTTTGCCAAATGGCGGCCTCTTGAATGCTGTTGGTCTTGAGAATCCTGGCAAGAACTGTATAAATGATCTGGTTGAGGAGTCTAAAAAATTTGGAGTACCAATAATAATTAGCGCTGGTGGATCAACTGAGGAAGAGTTCATGAACGTTGCCATAGAAGCTGAGCTAAGAGGAGCTTCAGCTGTTGAGCTAAATCTTAGTTGTCCACATGCTAAGGGATATGGAATTGAGATTGGGGCTGATCCCCAGAAGGTGTTTAGTGTTGTAAAAAATGTTTCATCAGTAATCAAAATTCCGGTTATAGCAAAACTAGGCTTATCTGACAAAATCCTTGATTCTGCTGGAAAGGCTTTGGAGGGTGGAGCAAAAGCCTTAACACTAATAAACACAGTTAAAGCTATGACAATAGATGTTTACACACTAAAACCAATTCTATCAAATATCTTTGGAGGTCTTTCAGGACCTCCTATACATCCAATAGCTGTTCGTGTTATTTATGAAGTATACAAAGAGTATAAAACAGACATTATTGGTTGTGGTGGAGTTGCTTCATGGGAAGATGCAGCAGAATTTATTGCAGCAGGAGCAAAAGCTATTCAAGTCGGTACTGCAATAGCTTTTCATAACAATCCTTCAGAACTTGTGAAGAGCATGTTAAAAGGCTTGAGAACCTGGCTTTATATGCACAAGTTCAAAAGCATTGATGAAGCTGTTGGTGCAGCACAAAAGGTGTAG
- a CDS encoding ABC transporter substrate-binding protein produces MSEYKRIYLVVALVTISILSLVSPMQSVNAQLPLPPGVPRGDVLVVENHWGVYVDPTDFNFFVPGKPAIGGNGMSQVCAGRLWYINTTNSELISYAAAAPPEYSPDFKTVKIYIRRGVTWSDGAPFTADDLLFTIDICMKTPKFGCYYTLTPWVDKYYKLDDYTVVVELKKPNPRFHYFWTVIIYGSAVPHLLPKHVWEKVTDPVAYKFYPPVCLGPYVLKDVDPGGTWFLWERNENWWGTKLYGIKPGPKYVLFIHHGPEEKKALAMSRHELDAIRTFLPENFEIVWKANPYIGGWRSKPPFAWPFDACVKGIGFNLLRYPYNITEVRKALRFAINFYELWEAFTGPDGSKPTPSVLPLVRYVYKDKPYYQALKDELLKLGLDPSPRPEVQEYLKSLGLDPAIVWWKYDPAEAERLLKSVGFYKGPDGKWYMPDGKPWVVRILTTSGFEMESQRIGFMVAEQWRRFGITVEVEPVEAGPWSARTAKGDYDVATIWPGCSLLLDAAPHVWSWHSKYCNPDAPGNGWSCYGVLGGTKFPERGELDKLIEQLELTPPWQLDQVYDIVRKILIIWAKQAPWAGLFPTPFYTLNDRYCWENWPAYPENYYMDTVYWWAQMQFIILNLKPSGRCPTKEAYTPTKPVKFPVELPTPTPTPTPTPTPTPTPTPTPTPTPKPTPSPTPTPTIAPTITTTVTVVVTQTIERTVTTISTMLSTVVSTMLSTTTSTVTQTVTEWTTTIAIAIVLFIIGFAIAWTIKRK; encoded by the coding sequence TTGAGTGAATACAAAAGAATTTATCTAGTAGTAGCCTTAGTGACAATATCCATATTATCACTAGTTTCACCAATGCAGTCTGTAAATGCTCAATTACCATTGCCACCAGGTGTTCCAAGAGGGGATGTTCTTGTCGTTGAGAATCACTGGGGTGTGTATGTAGACCCCACCGACTTTAACTTCTTTGTGCCAGGTAAGCCAGCTATAGGAGGTAATGGCATGAGCCAAGTATGTGCTGGTAGACTATGGTACATTAATACAACAAACAGTGAACTCATATCATATGCTGCTGCAGCACCGCCAGAGTACTCACCTGATTTTAAGACTGTGAAAATATATATTAGAAGAGGTGTTACGTGGAGTGATGGAGCACCGTTTACAGCTGATGACCTTCTATTCACCATTGATATATGTATGAAGACGCCAAAATTTGGCTGTTACTACACTCTAACTCCGTGGGTTGACAAGTACTATAAACTAGATGATTACACAGTTGTTGTTGAGTTGAAGAAGCCTAATCCAAGATTTCACTACTTCTGGACTGTTATAATATATGGCTCTGCTGTTCCACACCTACTTCCAAAGCATGTATGGGAAAAGGTTACAGATCCTGTTGCATACAAGTTCTATCCACCAGTATGCCTAGGACCCTACGTCCTAAAAGATGTTGATCCTGGTGGCACATGGTTCTTATGGGAAAGAAATGAGAATTGGTGGGGAACAAAACTCTATGGAATAAAGCCAGGTCCAAAATACGTGCTGTTTATACATCATGGACCTGAAGAGAAAAAAGCACTGGCTATGTCAAGACATGAATTAGATGCTATAAGAACATTCTTACCAGAAAACTTTGAAATTGTATGGAAAGCTAATCCATACATAGGTGGTTGGAGAAGTAAACCACCTTTTGCATGGCCATTTGATGCTTGTGTAAAAGGCATAGGCTTTAACCTATTAAGATATCCATACAACATTACAGAGGTTAGAAAGGCACTTAGATTTGCTATTAACTTCTATGAACTATGGGAAGCATTCACAGGTCCAGATGGCTCAAAACCAACACCTTCAGTTCTCCCACTAGTTAGATATGTATATAAAGATAAGCCCTATTACCAAGCATTAAAAGATGAGCTATTAAAGCTAGGATTAGATCCATCGCCAAGACCCGAGGTTCAGGAATATCTAAAGAGTTTAGGCTTAGATCCAGCAATTGTGTGGTGGAAATATGATCCTGCTGAAGCTGAAAGACTACTTAAATCAGTTGGATTCTACAAAGGACCAGATGGAAAATGGTACATGCCTGATGGAAAACCATGGGTAGTTAGAATACTGACAACATCTGGTTTTGAGATGGAAAGTCAGAGAATAGGCTTCATGGTCGCTGAGCAGTGGAGAAGATTCGGTATTACAGTAGAGGTAGAGCCCGTAGAAGCAGGTCCTTGGAGTGCTAGAACAGCAAAAGGAGATTATGATGTGGCTACAATATGGCCTGGATGCTCACTACTACTAGATGCAGCGCCACATGTATGGAGTTGGCACAGTAAATACTGTAACCCAGATGCACCTGGTAACGGCTGGAGTTGTTATGGTGTTCTAGGAGGAACGAAATTCCCGGAGAGAGGAGAACTAGATAAGTTAATTGAGCAGCTAGAGTTGACACCACCATGGCAGCTAGATCAAGTATATGACATAGTCAGAAAAATATTAATCATATGGGCAAAGCAAGCACCATGGGCTGGTCTCTTCCCAACACCATTCTACACATTAAATGATAGATACTGCTGGGAGAATTGGCCTGCATATCCTGAAAACTACTACATGGACACTGTCTACTGGTGGGCACAAATGCAATTCATAATACTTAACCTTAAACCTTCAGGTAGATGCCCAACAAAAGAAGCATATACACCTACTAAACCAGTAAAATTCCCCGTTGAACTTCCAACACCAACACCTACTCCGACGCCTACTCCAACGCCTACACCTACACCAACTCCAACTCCCACACCAACTCCTAAGCCAACACCATCACCAACACCAACACCTACAATAGCACCAACAATAACAACAACTGTTACTGTTGTTGTTACTCAAACAATTGAAAGAACTGTTACAACAATATCAACAATGTTATCAACAGTTGTCTCAACAATGTTATCAACAACAACATCAACTGTTACACAAACAGTAACAGAATGGACAACAACAATAGCAATAGCAATAGTGTTATTCATAATTGGATTCGCAATAGCATGGACAATAAAAAGAAAATAA
- the pyrC gene encoding dihydroorotase, whose amino-acid sequence MKILFIKALLDEVKEVTVFVDEKGFVTKVKGGVFKELCKEFECSDLTEYGVALPGFIDIHTHLRGLELAYKEDEESGTKAAARGGYTAIVDMPNTKPRINNFNALKLKLEKLNANAYTDFGVAISPPLDRDFNEFKLLVKRSEVVAVGELFPEELNTLPQVIEVMAQAKIKKPVLIHPEHISFISECEKGFRWLCRPLEAELKSLIEVYRIVSNNFRHIPIHITHATNPVSIVYAKKLGFTVDTTPHYIYLSNEEEYSKGCIAKVNPPLRHSSTRNIMTEYIGYVDAISTDHAPHSITEKSQDFNACPPGIASIEIAPSLMLNLVSKNVIDLNTLIRLLSLGPSKILGLEKWGCADTGCIASYTIVNLEKSWVIDSSNFYSKACYSPYDGLRIRGSVEATIIRGTVVHLNGEIVSKPIGKPFGCLNYDSGQPT is encoded by the coding sequence TTGAAAATACTCTTTATTAAGGCTTTGCTAGATGAGGTGAAAGAGGTCACAGTATTTGTGGATGAAAAAGGGTTTGTGACAAAAGTGAAAGGTGGGGTGTTTAAAGAGCTTTGCAAAGAATTTGAATGTAGTGATCTTACTGAATATGGTGTTGCACTTCCAGGATTCATAGATATTCACACACATTTAAGGGGGTTAGAACTGGCCTATAAGGAGGATGAGGAAAGTGGAACAAAGGCTGCTGCAAGAGGTGGTTATACTGCTATTGTTGATATGCCTAACACAAAACCTAGAATAAATAATTTCAACGCTCTTAAACTAAAACTTGAAAAATTAAATGCGAATGCCTATACCGATTTTGGTGTTGCCATATCACCACCTTTGGATAGAGACTTTAATGAATTCAAGCTCTTGGTGAAAAGGTCAGAGGTTGTAGCAGTTGGCGAGCTATTTCCAGAAGAGTTAAACACATTACCTCAAGTTATTGAGGTTATGGCTCAGGCCAAGATTAAAAAACCTGTTTTGATTCATCCAGAGCACATAAGCTTTATTAGTGAATGTGAAAAGGGTTTTAGATGGCTTTGCAGACCACTTGAAGCTGAGCTAAAGTCATTGATAGAGGTATACAGGATAGTTTCCAATAATTTTCGTCATATACCAATTCACATTACACATGCAACAAATCCTGTGTCGATAGTATATGCAAAAAAACTTGGATTTACTGTTGATACAACTCCTCACTACATATATTTATCAAATGAAGAGGAGTATAGCAAGGGATGCATAGCTAAGGTTAATCCACCACTTCGCCACAGCTCAACAAGAAATATCATGACTGAATATATTGGCTATGTAGATGCCATTTCAACTGACCATGCCCCCCACTCAATTACTGAAAAAAGCCAGGATTTCAATGCATGCCCACCAGGCATAGCATCAATTGAAATAGCTCCGTCGCTTATGCTAAACCTTGTCTCAAAAAATGTAATTGACTTAAATACTCTAATTAGACTTCTTTCCCTAGGCCCCTCAAAAATACTGGGTCTTGAGAAATGGGGTTGTGCAGACACTGGGTGTATTGCTAGCTACACCATTGTAAATTTGGAGAAGAGCTGGGTTATAGACTCTTCAAATTTTTATTCAAAAGCTTGTTATAGTCCTTACGATGGTCTTAGAATTAGGGGTTCTGTTGAAGCAACAATAATTCGTGGAACTGTTGTGCATTTAAATGGAGAAATTGTTTCTAAGCCCATTGGAAAACCATTTGGGTGTTTAAATTATGACTCAGGGCAACCCACTTGA
- the pyrB gene encoding aspartate carbamoyltransferase yields MKELFYQRDVISILDFNRESLEVLFEYADRMLKHIDTKLSLLNGKVVSLAFFEPSTRTRLSFEVAAKKLGADVISIVGEEASSVSKGESLADTIRMLDSYSNAIVIRHRYEGVAKYAAEIAEHPVINAGDGKQHHPTQTMIDLYTVKKLFNDIDGLVYGVLGDLRYGRATTSFLYGLSLFKPKKVYLISPESLRVREEVLHVLKERNIVFEERRNLEDVIEELDVLYVIRIQKERFPDPLEYEKVKGSYKVTLETLKKGKKNLKILHPLPKVDEIDERIDYTSYAAYFTQAKYGVPVRMALLALIFGVEP; encoded by the coding sequence GTGAAAGAACTGTTTTATCAACGAGATGTAATATCCATATTAGACTTTAACAGAGAAAGTCTTGAAGTATTATTTGAGTATGCAGATAGAATGCTCAAACATATAGATACAAAACTTAGTTTGCTAAATGGTAAGGTAGTTTCCTTAGCATTTTTTGAGCCATCAACACGAACAAGACTCAGCTTCGAGGTTGCCGCTAAGAAGTTGGGGGCGGATGTTATATCAATTGTTGGAGAGGAGGCGTCAAGTGTAAGCAAGGGTGAAAGCTTAGCTGATACGATTAGGATGCTAGATTCGTATTCAAATGCAATTGTGATAAGACATAGATATGAGGGTGTAGCTAAATATGCTGCAGAAATAGCTGAGCACCCAGTTATAAATGCTGGTGATGGTAAGCAGCATCACCCAACACAAACAATGATAGATTTATATACAGTTAAAAAGCTTTTCAATGATATTGATGGGCTTGTTTACGGGGTCTTAGGAGACTTGAGATATGGTAGAGCAACGACATCATTTCTCTACGGACTTTCCCTATTCAAACCAAAGAAGGTGTACTTAATATCGCCTGAAAGTCTAAGAGTAAGAGAGGAAGTGTTGCATGTTCTAAAGGAGAGAAACATTGTTTTTGAAGAAAGGAGAAACTTGGAAGATGTTATTGAGGAATTGGATGTTCTATATGTTATAAGAATTCAAAAAGAGAGGTTTCCAGATCCATTAGAATATGAAAAAGTCAAAGGATCTTACAAAGTTACACTTGAAACACTTAAAAAAGGTAAGAAGAATTTAAAAATCTTGCACCCTCTTCCAAAGGTTGATGAAATAGATGAGAGAATAGATTATACATCATATGCAGCATACTTTACACAGGCAAAGTATGGTGTACCAGTTAGAATGGCTCTTTTAGCACTAATTTTTGGTGTTGAGCCATGA
- a CDS encoding ABC transporter permease has product MKTMIGFGVLKRFAKGLKNLYMKDIKFRIGFTLFIAIIVVGLLSLFSPPYYKTWYYFKKDLPPSFQSLDLLLGTTTNGRPVFWSLTNAIINSLAIAAVTTLIASHLGLVIGLVSGIRGGVVDRVLMTITDTFVTIPGFPLLFVLSMILKDYLTIPLLGLMISITSWPWPARQVRAIVLSLRERDFVLTARLSGAGTFKIIVQELLPYVLGWHLINATNTVLYSIGSEAGLAILGLSILSEDTLGTMIYWAQHYGALYRGKLWWIMSPVTMLIIIFVSLYLISFSLQEYFNPRLRRLR; this is encoded by the coding sequence ATGAAAACCATGATTGGATTTGGGGTATTAAAAAGATTTGCTAAAGGATTAAAGAACCTGTACATGAAGGATATCAAGTTTCGAATTGGCTTCACACTCTTCATAGCAATAATAGTAGTGGGCTTATTATCACTATTCTCACCTCCGTATTACAAAACATGGTACTACTTTAAGAAGGATCTTCCACCATCTTTTCAATCTCTTGACTTATTACTGGGCACAACAACTAATGGCAGACCTGTTTTCTGGTCTTTAACAAATGCAATAATTAATTCCCTCGCTATAGCAGCTGTAACTACTCTTATAGCATCTCATCTTGGCTTGGTAATAGGTTTAGTATCTGGCATAAGAGGAGGTGTTGTGGATAGGGTTCTAATGACAATAACTGACACATTTGTTACTATACCTGGTTTTCCACTACTTTTTGTCTTATCCATGATACTTAAGGACTATTTAACCATACCGTTGCTTGGTCTAATGATCTCTATTACTTCGTGGCCTTGGCCTGCTCGACAGGTGAGGGCAATTGTTTTAAGTTTAAGGGAACGTGATTTTGTGTTAACAGCTAGGCTATCTGGTGCAGGTACATTTAAAATCATTGTACAAGAGCTTTTACCATATGTATTAGGATGGCATTTAATTAATGCAACCAACACTGTTTTGTATTCAATAGGATCTGAAGCAGGTTTAGCCATATTGGGTTTGTCAATACTTAGTGAAGATACTCTTGGAACAATGATATACTGGGCTCAACACTATGGAGCATTGTACAGGGGCAAGTTGTGGTGGATAATGTCTCCAGTCACAATGCTGATAATAATATTTGTTTCACTTTATTTAATCTCATTTTCACTTCAAGAATATTTCAATCCAAGGTTAAGAAGATTAAGGTGA
- a CDS encoding CDP-alcohol phosphatidyltransferase family protein: protein MIGLILAAGYGTRLHPITLHIPKTLIELEPGVSILDYIVNVFRGIGIDHIYVVTRKDVVHFFYGRNDVDVLVVDVSEGDGNLWTLHQAIKQLVEKGVEDDIVLSMSDHIYEFSMVNKLIKVAKNSSKVYMCLDRLVRGRDAVEGLKIIVSGDIVVLSGKNVPPYSGIDTGLFYIPRNIFSYINKVVSEKGRKASLSDLINVLAQEGLVSYVDVSGSLWQDIDTLEDVERARKIYWKILAKNLVKESDGIVSKYLNRRISTRISLAFYKARIFVNPNIVTLIVFAIGLLASALVFMGSTWLGAILMLVSSILDGVDGELARLFKAQTKFGAFLDTLLDRIVDVTFMSAMFYQLLLKLLPTINSLYTSLYIALFGLTLLGSTYVSYVSNLVENRDYIAKLRNSFPWPTRDVRAVALAIATLLNSYEIGFMYVSFSSWFFILRVLIYKLREDLKIRGRTPRFYKIRLPHAKPVIRPSAGLLIEEIFLYSVVLAILLYLTGIAIDKISYYKAFGEASPYIVLWQFVASVEIALIVYLTYNIVKNLVTLFTIVKDKVVEKLWVTPSVYQRIVKKAILLLIILLSLYPLNFVLALSNIEKDLIDLSTYVVIAASLVILATLVIDIIKAFEHIIKSRMPRI from the coding sequence ATGATTGGATTAATTCTTGCTGCTGGGTATGGTACGCGCCTGCATCCTATAACCTTGCATATACCCAAAACTTTGATAGAGCTTGAGCCAGGTGTCTCAATTCTAGACTACATAGTTAATGTTTTTAGAGGTATAGGCATAGATCACATATATGTCGTTACTAGAAAAGATGTTGTTCACTTTTTCTATGGTAGGAATGATGTAGATGTTTTAGTTGTTGATGTTTCTGAAGGTGATGGAAATCTCTGGACTTTGCACCAGGCTATTAAACAACTTGTTGAAAAAGGTGTTGAGGATGATATTGTTTTGTCTATGTCTGATCACATCTATGAGTTTTCCATGGTAAATAAATTGATTAAAGTTGCTAAAAATTCTTCAAAGGTTTATATGTGTTTAGATAGATTGGTTAGGGGTAGGGATGCTGTCGAGGGTCTTAAAATTATTGTTAGTGGTGATATTGTTGTTTTATCAGGTAAAAATGTTCCTCCCTATAGCGGAATTGATACTGGGCTTTTCTACATTCCTAGAAACATCTTTAGCTACATAAACAAAGTTGTTTCTGAAAAGGGTAGAAAAGCATCCTTATCTGACTTAATTAATGTTCTAGCTCAAGAAGGTCTTGTAAGCTATGTTGATGTTTCTGGATCTTTATGGCAAGACATTGACACTCTAGAAGATGTTGAAAGAGCTAGAAAGATTTACTGGAAGATATTGGCAAAGAATCTTGTTAAGGAAAGTGATGGAATTGTTTCTAAATATTTAAATAGAAGAATTTCAACAAGAATAAGTTTAGCGTTTTACAAGGCAAGAATATTTGTAAATCCCAATATAGTTACCTTAATCGTGTTTGCAATAGGCTTACTAGCATCTGCACTAGTATTTATGGGATCTACATGGTTAGGTGCTATACTAATGCTAGTTTCCTCTATTCTCGATGGCGTTGATGGCGAATTGGCTAGGTTATTCAAGGCACAAACAAAGTTTGGTGCTTTTCTCGATACTTTACTTGATAGAATTGTTGATGTTACATTTATGTCTGCAATGTTTTATCAGCTATTGTTAAAATTGCTTCCCACAATAAACTCTCTTTACACATCTCTATACATAGCCCTTTTTGGCTTAACCCTTCTAGGCTCCACATATGTTAGTTACGTAAGTAATTTAGTGGAGAATAGGGATTATATTGCAAAACTAAGAAACTCATTTCCTTGGCCAACTAGAGATGTTAGAGCAGTAGCTTTAGCTATAGCAACTTTACTAAATAGCTATGAGATAGGTTTTATGTATGTCTCATTCTCAAGCTGGTTCTTCATATTAAGAGTATTAATTTATAAATTAAGAGAAGATTTAAAGATTAGAGGCAGAACCCCCAGGTTCTACAAAATTAGGTTGCCACATGCAAAACCCGTAATTAGACCTTCTGCAGGACTGCTTATTGAAGAGATCTTTCTTTATTCAGTAGTTCTAGCCATATTACTATATCTCACAGGTATAGCCATAGATAAAATTAGTTACTACAAAGCCTTTGGAGAGGCATCACCATATATAGTTCTATGGCAATTTGTAGCCTCAGTAGAAATAGCATTAATAGTTTACCTTACCTACAATATTGTAAAGAATCTTGTAACACTATTCACAATAGTAAAAGATAAAGTAGTTGAAAAGCTTTGGGTTACACCCTCAGTCTATCAAAGGATTGTTAAAAAAGCTATTCTTCTTTTAATCATATTATTATCACTATATCCACTAAACTTTGTTTTAGCTTTAAGCAACATAGAAAAAGACTTAATTGATTTAAGCACATATGTAGTCATTGCAGCAAGCCTAGTTATTTTAGCCACACTTGTAATTGATATTATCAAGGCCTTTGAACACATAATTAAAAGCCGCATGCCTAGAATATAG